One window from the genome of Pelodictyon luteolum DSM 273 encodes:
- a CDS encoding IS3 family transposase has protein sequence MTAIKDIHKESHETYGSPRIALDLGKRGIKCSRPRVARLMREMGIRARCARKFKVTTDSNHKEPIAPNFLDQDFYPDMPFEVWTSDLTYLWTDSGWQYLTVVMELFNREIIGYSLSRSMSTETTVIPAFEMAVLHRQPPEGVLFHSDRGVQYASKSFRKKLSEYRMIQSMSGKGNCYDNAATESFFKTLKSEWIYGRRIRSKEELQKLLFEYIHVFYNRKRMHSTLGYLSPAEYLRNYYQSRSLDS, from the coding sequence ATGACCGCTATCAAGGATATCCATAAAGAGAGCCACGAGACCTATGGGAGCCCCAGGATAGCGCTGGATTTGGGGAAGCGAGGCATCAAATGCAGCCGGCCCCGGGTAGCCCGACTGATGCGGGAAATGGGCATCCGGGCAAGGTGCGCCCGAAAGTTCAAGGTGACGACGGACTCGAACCATAAGGAGCCCATAGCACCGAATTTCCTGGATCAGGACTTCTATCCGGATATGCCGTTTGAAGTCTGGACGAGCGATCTGACCTACTTGTGGACCGATAGCGGCTGGCAGTACCTCACAGTGGTCATGGAGCTCTTCAATCGGGAGATCATTGGGTATTCACTCAGCAGAAGCATGTCGACCGAAACCACCGTCATTCCTGCATTTGAGATGGCTGTACTGCATCGGCAGCCACCGGAAGGAGTCCTCTTCCATTCTGATCGTGGCGTGCAGTATGCCAGCAAATCATTCAGAAAAAAACTCTCCGAGTACCGGATGATTCAAAGCATGAGCGGCAAGGGAAACTGTTACGATAATGCGGCAACAGAGTCGTTCTTCAAGACCCTGAAGTCCGAATGGATTTACGGCAGAAGGATCCGTAGCAAGGAAGAGCTACAGAAGCTCCTGTTTGAGTATATCCACGTCTTTTATAACCGGAAACGGATGCATTCGACCTTGGGATATCTCTCTCCAGCAGAATACTTACGTAATTATTACCAATCGAGGTCTTTGGATTCTTAA
- a CDS encoding transposase, with the protein MAQQTPRRQYDKQFKMDAVELTLKGDRTAKEVADDLGINPYVLYRWRSKYLTEKDGAFPGTGNPKDSETEKLRKLERELKIVTEEREILKKALAVFSR; encoded by the coding sequence ATGGCACAGCAAACACCCCGTCGTCAGTACGACAAGCAGTTTAAAATGGATGCCGTCGAGCTGACCCTCAAGGGCGACAGGACTGCGAAGGAAGTCGCCGATGATCTCGGGATCAATCCATACGTTCTTTACCGGTGGCGGAGCAAGTACCTGACCGAGAAGGACGGCGCTTTTCCCGGGACAGGTAACCCGAAGGATTCTGAGACTGAAAAGCTCCGTAAGCTTGAGCGGGAATTGAAGATAGTAACGGAAGAACGAGAGATATTAAAAAAAGCGCTCGCCGTGTTCTCAAGGTAA
- the ltrA gene encoding group II intron reverse transcriptase/maturase yields MNTDNPVCAPSGLDWQGINWSRIKRQVRRLQARIAKATKEGRHGRVKALQWLLTHSHSGKVLAVKRVTENRGKNTPGVDGDVWKTSKAKANAAASLRRRGYKPLPLRRTYIPKKNGKQRPLGIPTMKDRAMQALYWLALEPVAETTADGNSYGFRPWRSTADVAEQCFICLARRDSAQWILEADIAGCFDAISHQWLVDNIPMDTPILRKWLKAGFVFNNELFPTASGTPQGGIISPGLANMSLDGLEQALATAFPQARRRGLKMHMVRYADDFIITGNSKEWLEHEIMPVVVDFLKKRGLWLSEEKTRVTHITEGFDFLGWNMRKYDGKLLIKPSKANIKAHLTKVRGIIKAKKTIKQVDLIGLLNPVLRGWANYHRHSVAKDVFARNDHEVWSMLWKWAKRRHPNKGLRWIMDKYFHARGGRKWVFVAEEADRKKERRLFLEASMPIQRHVKIRTKANPHDPVWREYFSARRTQMWKATPLSCRVPYGALFEA; encoded by the coding sequence ATGAACACGGATAACCCTGTGTGTGCACCTTCCGGCCTCGACTGGCAAGGGATCAACTGGTCCCGGATCAAGCGACAGGTCAGGAGGCTTCAGGCACGTATTGCAAAGGCAACAAAGGAAGGCCGTCATGGCAGGGTGAAAGCCTTGCAGTGGCTGCTGACCCACTCGCACAGCGGCAAGGTTCTTGCCGTCAAACGGGTGACGGAAAACCGGGGGAAAAACACCCCGGGAGTCGACGGAGACGTCTGGAAAACATCAAAAGCAAAGGCCAATGCCGCAGCATCGCTGAGACGAAGAGGCTACAAGCCCCTTCCCCTTCGAAGGACCTACATTCCGAAGAAGAACGGTAAGCAACGACCTCTCGGCATCCCAACCATGAAAGACAGGGCCATGCAAGCGCTCTACTGGCTTGCACTGGAGCCTGTAGCGGAAACCACCGCGGACGGCAACTCGTACGGGTTCCGACCATGGCGGTCAACAGCCGACGTGGCAGAACAGTGTTTCATCTGCCTCGCAAGACGCGATTCCGCACAATGGATACTTGAGGCCGATATTGCCGGGTGCTTCGATGCTATCAGCCACCAATGGCTGGTCGACAACATCCCCATGGATACGCCGATCCTCCGCAAATGGCTGAAGGCAGGCTTCGTGTTCAACAACGAGCTCTTTCCCACAGCCTCGGGCACGCCGCAAGGCGGCATCATCAGTCCGGGACTGGCAAACATGAGCCTTGACGGCCTCGAGCAAGCGCTTGCAACAGCATTTCCGCAAGCGCGAAGACGAGGACTGAAAATGCATATGGTGCGCTACGCTGACGACTTCATCATCACTGGAAACTCGAAAGAGTGGCTGGAACATGAGATCATGCCGGTAGTGGTCGACTTCCTTAAAAAACGAGGGCTCTGGCTCTCAGAGGAAAAGACCAGGGTAACGCACATTACGGAAGGATTTGATTTCCTCGGCTGGAACATGCGCAAGTACGACGGCAAGCTACTTATCAAGCCCTCGAAAGCGAACATCAAGGCCCACCTCACCAAGGTGCGGGGAATCATCAAGGCGAAAAAGACGATCAAGCAGGTGGATCTCATCGGTCTCCTCAACCCCGTCCTGCGGGGATGGGCGAACTACCACCGGCACAGTGTCGCCAAAGACGTCTTCGCTCGCAACGACCACGAGGTCTGGTCAATGCTCTGGAAATGGGCGAAACGACGACACCCAAATAAAGGCCTTCGATGGATCATGGACAAATACTTTCATGCCAGAGGAGGCAGGAAATGGGTGTTCGTCGCCGAAGAGGCGGACCGAAAGAAAGAACGACGGCTCTTTCTGGAAGCCAGCATGCCAATCCAGCGACACGTCAAAATCAGAACGAAGGCAAACCCGCACGATCCAGTGTGGAGGGAGTACTTCAGCGCCCGTAGAACACAGATGTGGAAAGCGACACCATTGAGTTGCCGGGTGCCTTACGGCGCCTTATTCGAGGCTTGA